ATTTTCATATCACACTGgtgaaatcaaaaactaaaccaTTCCTTCTTCTATAGAGAgacattgaaaaaaaatacaaaaaactgaGAAAGTGAAAAAACTAAGAGATGCTCTCTCCTCCATAGTAATCAGGTTTCTTCAGACAGCCATGAGATCACCAAAGTTGCGCATGAGGAAGACTCCTCCTGCAAACACCCCAAGTGCTCTCACAAGTTTCTGCACCAACAAGAAGAGAGACAACAACCGAAAACAAAAGGGACTTCGTGTCAGAGTGAGACAGATTTTGATGATAAGAATACAAACAAAGTCGAGCATCACAAGAAAACGAATCAAATACTCCAAAAGGCATAGACTTGTGActgataaaccctaaatctctaAGAGACCCAATTGAATCAATTCAGGATAGCATCCTAAACCGAATTCACAATCGCCGTAATACCCAGAACAATTCAATCAAAGGGCTAGAGAAACCCCCATGATTAAGTCACAACACATACAACAGAATCAACTCAATTCAGAATCAAACTAAACTACAGACAGACCCATAGAGGGAGGAAAGCAAGAGACTTTACCATGTTAGCAGCCCACTTTCGTTCATCTTGAACCTCAGAGTGCCACAAAGCTTTCAGCTGATCCATTGAGATCACAGTCTTCGCCATTGTTGCTTgctaaaaatcgaaacttttgATCGagaaatcgtcggtatgtcacTTCAATGCATCTATTAACCCTTTTAAGGGCTTAGGGATTATTAAATTACGAAACTAACCTTTACTAATAAACTCTTTTTGGTAACTGACATGGAGTGATTCCATCCAGACAAAACCGCGAGAAGCCAACCAACAATAATCGAACACGTGTACAACACAATCTTTAACAATCTCATCTACAAGACTAACCTCTGGTTCCTCCATTGAAGAAAAAAGCTTCAGACAAAACCAGAGAGAGTGTTACAAAATGGCGGCTAATTCAATATGTTCGTCTTTATCAGTGCACTCCATGGCGAACAAGAAGCCTTCACCTTCTGCAACAAGAACCATAACCTCAAAGAAGGTAATACACAATTCAAATTTTCAATTGTGTATTGAAGTCTTATTGAAGTTTTTGTCACACAGGGCACAACAAGTGGACAGGTGAAGCTACTGACAAGAGTCGAGCAGCTCAAGCTTCTGACCAAAGCCGAAAAGGCTGGACTTTTATCCTTAGCCGAGAAATCAGGCTTCTCTCTGTCCACCATCGAGCGTCTCGGACTGCTCACCAAAGCAGAGGAGTTCGGCGTTTTGTCCGCCGCTACTAACCCGGAAACGCCTGGAACGTTATTCACCCTGAGCCTCGGTTTACTCCTCCTCGGACCGGTTTTCGTCTACTTGGTCCCTGAAGATTACTCTTGGCAAGTGGTGGCTCAGCTCGTCGTGGCTCTCGTCTCTGTCCTCGGTGGCTCTGCTGCTTTCGCTGCTTCCGGTTTTGTCTCCAATTTGCAGAAATCTGATTAAACCGGTTATTTCGATTTTTGCTAAACCGGTTGGGTTTTGTATTTGATCTAAATTGCTTCAAGCTCATTTCTATGTTTATGTAAATGGTTAAGCCCGTTATATAAGGCCCACTAATAATTAAGCCCATGAAATATCAACCAATCCTTTATTTAAGAGGTTAAATCTCGGTTTAATGTCGAACCAAACCAGAATTTCAGAATCGAACCAAATCAAACCGGTTTCTTCTCCATTTCACTTACCCAAATCTGTGAAGCTCTCTCAATCTCAACAATGGCGAAACCAGCGGCAGCGGCGACGGCGACTTCTTCCCTTGCGCAAACTCTCAGGCGTTACGTCAAGAAGCCATGGGAGATAACCGGACCTTGCGCTCACCCGGAGTACCTCGAATCCGTTCCGAAGGCGACGGAGTATCGGATCCGATGCCCCGCCACGATCGATCAAGAGGCGATCGTGCCGACCTCGGATCCCGAGACGGTGTACAACATCGTGTACCACGGTAGAGATCAGCGGAGAAACCGTCCGCCGATAAGGCGTTATCTGCTGAAGAAGGAGGACGTGGCGGAGATGATGAGTGAGAAGAAGACGTTCGAGGAGACGGACTTCCCTACGGTTTACTCGACGATCACCGTTGAGGAGGATGAGAACGCTCGTGGCGGAGGCTACGAGAGTAACATTGAGTTTATGTTTGTGAGGTTTATGTTTGTTCTGATTCACTGAGTATTGTAGAATGAGTTTGGATGTTATGAAAGTTATGGTCTTTTGAGGTGTATAGATCTTAATGGCATTGGAACCTTGATTTCGATATGTTGTTATAAAAGTTTCTTAATTGGCGGCGAATGAATGTTGATTTGTGTAAGGTCAAAGTTTTGGCTCGTGTTAATATGGCCAAGTGCATTCATTTGGCTTCTCCTTTGATTTCGAGAGCTGTACACTTTCTGACCAAGTTCATAACGGTATGCTTGTTTTTGTAGGGTTTATAGCTACTTCTCCCTGCTGCTATAGTTTATTCAGAGAGTCTGACTTGTCATTTTGGTCTTAGCTAGATGAATTTTGTGAAGCTCAGTTAGTTTGAGCTGCGACATTGTAGATGGTTATTTTTGTAGTTGTATGAAGAAAGGGCAACTTTAGAACTGTGAGCAACCTGTTGAAATAGGTTTATCTAGCTACTGGAGTTCTGACCAGTCAGATCGATTGTGTCTCTGATTTGTGCTTTAGCCTACAGTATAAGACTGCTGCAACAGTTTAGTAATTATAATATTCATGTTTGGCATCACCTTGTACATTTTTTACTGCCTAAACACAAGAAAATCTCCATCGCCAAAAGACCCATTTAAAtggttacttttttttaaacgactttaaattacaaaaatgtattttttaagtatacgattaaaaacattaaaatgatatgtatcaatttgatggttgatttgaaagctttcgaaatcatatggaagataaaagtcaaaataattcaactgtgaaaataatactgttcatttttttttcaaaaatgtgttcgatggaaaaaataagttttttatgtcataatttgtttaatgtccaattcGATCAACctatgatatattaattatagttttgttctataattttgaataaaaattgatctgatctacagaaaataaattatataataacaacaaaaaatattgtatatgtataaataaaatgatcaaatatataaaagaaattatcgataatatatacaaataatataactaataaaGAAACCGGTTATCTAAAAGTTTCCATTTCTCCAGTCTGTAacttctttttcctttctttgtaGGTTTTTTTGTAGTCTCCTTCCCTTCTGATGAGCCAAGGAATGCTTGTGATGTTTCTCTACCGACAAAAGATTCTCCCTGGTTTGCTTTATCTAATAAGGTTTGTCGTATCTTTGTGTATACTACAAAAACACTTTATTTTCCTTCACAAGAATTAGATTGACGTATTCCCTATGTTTACGCATatctatgatgatgatgatgatgatgatgatgataaagtcATGATTGTTTCAAGTCTTTAGTTTTATTAGAAACGGTTGCTTATGTAATAACACAGAGAAACAGGTAGTTGTGCCTGTGTTCTTGCGGTCCCTCTTTCTAATTCACCAGCGACaagagaaaagaaataaaaaaatgaaaaggaagaagaagcagagactGTGAAAAGCCAGAATGCCACCAAACTTTGTCTCCATTGATTCATGGATGTGTGTGTTTTATAGATATTACCCCAAACGACTGTTTCTTTCAACTGTTTTGCTTCTGTCTCTGGCAAGGATATGTCATTGTCTCTCTCTCGGCATGTGCCTTTTGCATTTACTGTCGTACAGACAGATAACGACGGCTCAGGATTAAAGAGAAATAACACTCCGTGTTTGCAATTTGGGTCCAAAACGTGTCTGTGATAATGCATTAGTCATTACTTACACATATTCCAACTTTCTTTAGGTTTACAAAAGCGTTTCAACCGCACTGTCTGTGACCGTTTGCACACAATGTGGTTTTGCAGTTGGTGAAAGATGGAGAATATGATGCTAACTCCCAACTAGAGAAACTTCACAATCTCTGATATACACATTTATTCAAGCAGCTCATAGTTACTTGTACATTGTGGTCTGATTGGTAAATCAAAACTACAATTATTTAAAGTGGTTAGTAGAAGCAAAACAGTAATATTTATCTAGCAGTGCGGTAAGAAAttagaatattataattttttaaaaaaaatcattacataaattcattattcaGAATTAGAAATTACGCCGTGCACCCAagttgaaacattttttatggcaACTATTGACTGGATGTACAGCGGTTAAGAAAAATTTGAGATCAAAAAGAATGCAAGGAGATACTGTTTGTGACAGTGGTGTTTCCGAGGAATCAACTAATCacgtgttttttgaatgtccaccggTGGTTCAGGTCTGGACACTTTTACGAATCCGGATGaatccatatatatatgtttcccACTCAATCATTGTTTACCAATATGAATCATTTATTTGGAGAGTTTCCCTTGAGATGGAGGATCATTCATTTGCTTGGATTctctggtatatatggaaaggtagAAACAACAAAGTTTTTAGCAATTTGGATATGGACCCGAGAAATACTCTCAAATTGATAGAAATAGAATCGTTACTTTGGGTGGAAGCACAAAATTCTCAGACTCAAAGCATGGAACGCACCCAAGTTCATGTACCTTTGAAAATACCGAGTATACcaggtagatggtgttttacggacgGATCTTGGAAAAATGAGGATATATTTTCAGGGcaaggatggtatagtaccATGGAAGGATACGATGGACTAATGGGAGCAAGGAATACGAGAGCGAGTCAGTCGCCACTACACTCAGAGATAGAGGCCCTTATATGGGCAATGAAATGTATGAGGTATCTTAGATAGGCCTGGATTATTTTTGCAACGGATTGTGATCAATTGGTGAAAATgatttcggaaccagaagagtggtcagtctttGTAAGCTATTTGGAagatataaaagttttgaaGAGGAGTTTCAACAGTtcagagatcattcatgtaCCACGGACACGAAACTCGAAGGCGGACAGTCTCGCACGCAGTGTAAGGAAACAACCGTCGTttgtcgttcatatggatgcagagCTACCGGGATGGTTCGCAGAATCTACGTAAGTCTGCTTtgtttgctgacaaaaaaaaaaattcttgaagaaaatgttcaaaaatattCGCCTGAAATTATGTTGAAATTAACTTAAgtataaaaattagaaaaaccgTACGAAAGCATGTCGTCATTGTTCTGAAAATGGTACATTCACAGGAATCTTTAATTaagaatttgatatttttttttgctataaggaaATTGATATTATTGTAATTCTGTGTGGACTGATAGtgtatatctaaaataaatgcTAGAAAGAATCAGCAAAACTCTCACTGCCATTCATATAGTGGTCCATGAATCTAGGTGTATCAAggcatattatatatacaagatgCTTTTAACAAAAACCTACTCTCTTTCATTTGGTCCATCCTCTAAAACCAGCCATTTTAGCTGTCAATCTAAACGCCTACTGTAATATGTACGACCACAAACATGTATATCAATTATAGAACTTAATTGGGATCAGCTCATGAAGATAATTTATAAGGATACATAAATAACTGAATTGCCTCTGCTCCAAAAGTATAAGTTGGTACCTAGTAATTATTAACTATGGCTTAGAATGATAAAAGGAAATAGAGAATGTGTaaagaaaatttgaatttttttataaaaacatgtTAGTAGTaactagaaagaaaaaaaaaatgttagtagAATGGAAGATATATAAGTTTCAGGTAAATGGTAACAAATACATAGAAGTGGATTAATATTTCATGAATCTCAGGATCTAAATAATTAGATACGTGTGTGTGTCTGCATAATTTCTGAACCAATTATAATGTTTTGAATCTTGATTAACCATCTAATCCTATCTATTATTAGTATAGGTGGAGACCCATAGCATCTTTTGTTTCCGTCGACAACGTTTCGGTAAGAATGTCTAGGCTCCTTTTATACCCTTGTCTGTAAATTCATTTCACACCCAACTAAAACCCTAGCTAGGAATTAGagagtatatatattaaatatatcatTTCTTTCTTAGCGTCAATCATGTACTGAACAATTCTACTTTAACAACTTTCACGTGTTCATCATCTAGGTTCTTATCCTCTTTTTCAAACTTGTGTGACCAAGAATTCATTCGATCTGTCTAAACCTAAAGCAGATTCAAGCTTACTAGGTTTCCACTGTAACTTGTActattcttcttcctttttggCAATAATCAATATGGAGTCTGCGAATCCTCTTTGGATTGTTCTGTTGTATCTATATAGATTTGAATCACTTGAGATCTTTTTATGCCATACAAAATATCTTGCAAATTAAATTGTTGAACTAAAAGATTCTTTTTCTCACACTTTCTTGATCAGTTTTTGTTTGCTTACAACTGATTTGCTTTCATTTCATGTGATTACAACCCTACTATCTCAATATTGATTTATTCTggtgtttttgttttcagatCCTTCGATAACATACCAACGATGAGAACCAACTCAATGGGAATAAAACAAGAAGGCGATAATCATTATCAAGCCACTTCTTTATCTTCGTTGAGGCAAAATCCAAGAATCGTGAGAGCCTCGAGAATATTCGGAGGCAAAGACAGACACAGCAAAGTGTGCACAGTTCGTGGTCTTCGAGACAGGAGGATAAGATTGTCGGCAACGACAGCAATTCAGCTCTACGACCTTCAAGAACGATTAGGGCTAAGTCAGCCTAGCAAAGTCATTGACTGGCTCTTAGAAGCTGCTCAAAACGACGTCGCTATGCTTCCCCCTTTGCAGTTCCCACCTGGTTTTCACCCTAATCTCACCGCCGCCGCCGGAGAATCTTTCCCCGGGTATTTTGAAAGTTTCGACCTTGGAAGCTGCTCATCAAGAACTGATACGACCCTGCAGAGAGAAGGTTTGAATCTTGAGAGTCATGGGTTTGATATTGATCATCATTTTTTCTCGAACTCAAACCATAGAGACAAGCTTTATTTCCCTAGCAGCAGCTCTTGTCATTACAACCTCGAACAACTCCAACAGTCACTTCTGGACCAATCTGGCAACGTTACTGTCGCATTGTCCAATAATAATCATCTTAATCCATCGGCGGTGGAAACTATGAGCTCTCTATTTCCGAGATACCCTTTGTTTCATGAGGGTGGTGATCAGCTTCAACTGTTTAGCTCAAACTCGAACTCCTCGAAGCAAACAGATCATGTCGAGTAGTTCTAGCTGGCAGCTTGGTTTTGGACTCTTTCATAAATTGATGCGTCGGATCATGTGGCAGATGGATGGTGTATactatatagatcatttacatggttttaatgGTGTTATATATTATTGGATTGAGTGTATGTTTAATATAGTATAGAGCTAGTCTTATTAAGCATTATCCACGCCAATCTCAGTTTGAGCAAAGATATTAGTCATTGCTTGTTTTCGGTAATGTTTTGGAAATTATGTAGTTTTGTATGAGAAAGCTACATTTCTTGTTGCGAGAATTGTAACGTTTATGTTACTGTTAGAGATATGTTTGAAGTGCTTAGACATATATATAACCTCGTTGCATGCCAATAGAAGCCTAGAATATTGTTTTTGTGTCCACAGTCACATATGCATGTGCTCTATACACACCATGTATATAATCAATCATATGATACATCCATACAAActgaaaaaattaatattttttaagataaaaagcGGTAATTAACGCATGATTTATATTTAGGGCTTAGATGAGGAGGCAGTTATAGACAGCATGCAACTGGATCTGCTGTCAAGCAGTGATCCCTATTTATCTTCTTTTGATATattactctttttcttttctcttttgtcTCTTCTTTTATCATTTTCCATTAACTCTTTTGTCTCCCACACATACATGATTACATGGTACATTGTTAAATAGTACCATGGTAAATTTGAAGGCATTATTAACCTTTTCCTTTGCTTTTACATCGCAGTAACTTAATGCCATCCATGGCTTGTTTTCATCTTAAACATGCTTGATCGACTACAACAAGCTTACAATACCTTTTTCGTAGAATCATTGAATTTAAATAGGATATCATACAAGAAATTGGATATAAATAATGGTCCATATATGGCCAGTCTTTATATGGCTATAAACTTTACTTTTACAATCGGCATGCTTCAAACTTATGAAATgagcaaaaaagaagaagtttacACGTTGTTTCATTTTCGCATAATTCACCACTTTACTTAGGCATGCAAATTATCtttttcttccttctcttcctttATTCCCCAACCTATATTTCCTGTCCTGTTGCTACTAACTTTAGATCTTCTCAAACAAAGCATCTCCTAttcaaattaaatatctaaaataaagcAATGGTAATGTTCTTTTATGCATAACAATCTTAAATTTTTACCAAGTTTAAAAGTTCGAAACCCTTTGAGAAAAGCTATACTTATAAGTTATTATAGAAACTTTCGACTATAGATACTGTACGTACAAATGCACTCGCACTATTTAGAATTGAATTCTGAAGCCTTTATATATAACGAACGAATCTTGACATATTTTACTAAACCTGAATTATGTTAATCATGTTTCTCTTTTGAAACTAATTATGCTTTTTTCTTTGCTAAAAACGTTACTCATGCATGTTACCAATTATGTATTCTTCAAATCATGAAAATGTTTTACGAAACCTGAAACAAAGCAgcatcttagttttttttcttttagcaaGAGATCGGGGAAAAGGAGCAGCATATCGCGAATTTTTCCATGAAAGGATTTTGAATACGTGTAAAGCTTACACGTAAATGGCCAACgagtaattaataataaaaaaaaaaaaaaagccaaaagGGTGATTAGGTCATAAAGAGATGGAGGTACGGGTAATCGAACCCCATGCCTCTCGCATGCGAAGCGAGCGCTCAACCATATGAGCTACAGCCCCCGTTCTGTTAATGACTGTCGCTACacttattgaaaatatttcGACAATACCCGCCGTTAGTTGCCATGAGGTCCCACTTGTACAGAATGTTTGATCTGTCAATCGAACGTTCATATTCCTTAGGTGTATCGCCGTCAGTGCACATGCGTCGCATAAGATAAATTAGCTGATTCAAATGACGTAATTACccttgaataaataattttcagGCAACTGAAAAGGAGTTGTCTTGAGCTGGACAAGGACGGCGTGTCGGAAATATCCGTGTGTACAtaccaaaccaaaccggtttggaaacaaaaaaaaattaaaatccctAAAATTACCACTACTCTTCTGTCTCAGATTGAGCCAGATCCGTTTCTCCTTCACTTTCCTCACTAAACTTTCTCAAAAGATCGACACTTTTCCGGCGTTTCCGGTTCAACATCTTCGTCGCGCAGAGCCACGTCTTGTTCTCGCCTTAGCACAATTCGAAGTCGTGTTCTCCTTCGTTCTTGTTgtataaaaccaaaaccaaactcaAAGTCTCTTGGGCACCATACGATGAACGATCTTCTAAAGGTGAGATTTTTATCGAAATTTATAGTTTCACTCTTTTAAGTAGAATCTGAATGGTGTAGGGAGCTATCTGACTTGAGTTATGACTTCTGATTATTGGATATAAATTTAGTCACTTGTGCAGTCTCCAGCTGTATGCTTTGAGGgtttattattatggtaatcgATTATTGTGTTTTAATTCTACTGAATTTTAATGGCTTTGGTTCTGTAGGGCTCGTTTGAGCTTCCACGGGGTCAATCTTCTAGAGAAGGAGATGTGGAGCTAGGGGAACAAGGAGCAGCAGATCAAGGATTAGATGATTTCttcaaaaaggtaaaaaaaaacaaacaaacaaacagagTTCTTCTATATTACTTTACCAGCTGCTCTACTACCTAAAGTGTGTTCCTCTGTTTATTATTAGGTTCAAGATATTGACAAACAATATGAAAAGCTCAATAAGCTTCTAAAGAAACTTCAGGTATATAACTCAATCACTGCAGTGATATATACAGTATGAATGTGTACATTGCATCGAGATAAGAACCAGAACTTCTATTGCAGTTTGGAAGCTGCAATGTTTTGTTGGCTTTCCTTTTTGCAAGATTTATGATTCTGTGGCTTCTCATTTGTATTAccgattttaaaaccatataggCTGCTCATGAGGAGTCCAAGGCTGTGACCAAAGCTCCCGCCATGAAGGGTTAGTTTCGTTCTTTTCTCTATATCTTTTCTTCATTCATTCATCTTCTTCCAGAACTATTGCTGCAAGTCAGTGAATATAATTATTGGTATGTTTACTTGTACTAGCGGGGGACATAACGAACTTTCGCTTGAAACTTTAGTATTAGAATTAGTGTTAATGGTTTGCCCTTAGCCTTACATATAGTCTGGTGTTCTCTGTGTTGCTGCTCCGCATGTAATGAACAGCAATAAAGAAGAAAATGGCAAAAGACGTTGATGAAGTCGGAAGTATAGCTCGTTTCATAAAGGGGAAACTCGAGGAGCTGGACAGAGAGGTAGAGTCACTCAAATCATGTTGATTTTATTAGTTTCTTTTGTACTAATGTTCATTCAAAATGCTGTAGAACTTGGCCAATAGACAAAAACCTGGGTGCGGGAAAGGATCTGGTGTGGATCGATCAAGAACAGCGACCACACTGTGAGTGTATTCTTATGTTTAAGTTCGATAATCTATTGTGAACCCCCTTTTGTTCTCTCAGTCATTAATCTTATTGTACTGAACAACAGTTCcttgaagaagaagctaaaaGACAAGATGGCCGAGTTTCAGGTGAGTTATCAATATCTATAAGGAAACTGTTATTTCCTCAGATTGATAGTGTGACTTCTTCTAGGTTCTAAGAGAGAACATACAACAAGAGTACCGCGAGGTTGTTGACAGGCGTATTTTTACAGGTATTTGTACGTTATTGATGTTATGAGATTGATCTACTTTTCCTTTTCTTACTTCTCCTGCTTATTGTTTCTGTGTGTGCTTTCCTTGCATTAGTAACTGGACAGCGAGCGGATGAAGACGTAAGTATACTAAGTAGAGTCTTGTGTTTTATTATAGTCTCAgagttttgaacaaaaactcAATGCCTTgccgttttttgatttttacagACAATTGATGAGTTGATTGAAACTGGAAACAGCGAACAGATCTTCCAGAAAGCGATTCAGGAGCAAGGAAGAGGACAGGTTTGATATGTTTTCCAATGTGTAAAAACAATCCAAGATTTGATTGAACATGCTATAagatgtttatttattttcttctctctccCAGGTGATGGACACCTTGGCGGAAATTCAAGAACGTCATGATGCTGTCAGAGACTTGGAAAAGAAACTTCTTGACTTACAACAAGTATGTTGGTTTTCATTATTCTCTTACACTAGATGGAAGAGCTTTGAACTTAAGTTTGATGCAATCTATTATTACTCATTGTATGGTAACTCATTGTAAGGAGTCATTCTGGTAAAGGTAGAATCATCAGGTTCCCTTTTGTTTTGCAGATTTTCATGGATATGGCAGTTTTGGTTGATGCACAAGGAGAAATGCTTGACAACATTGAATCTCAGGTGCGTTGGTACACTCATAAAAAGAGTAATAACGTCTCAAAACTATATGTTGACCTTAAGTTAGTGCACTCTTTAACACATAAATAGTAAATAATGATGAGTTTT
The window above is part of the Brassica napus cultivar Da-Ae chromosome C3, Da-Ae, whole genome shotgun sequence genome. Proteins encoded here:
- the LOC106384986 gene encoding syntaxin-132, with amino-acid sequence MNDLLKGSFELPRGQSSREGDVELGEQGAADQGLDDFFKKVQDIDKQYEKLNKLLKKLQAAHEESKAVTKAPAMKAIKKKMAKDVDEVGSIARFIKGKLEELDRENLANRQKPGCGKGSGVDRSRTATTLSLKKKLKDKMAEFQVLRENIQQEYREVVDRRIFTVTGQRADEDTIDELIETGNSEQIFQKAIQEQGRGQVMDTLAEIQERHDAVRDLEKKLLDLQQIFMDMAVLVDAQGEMLDNIESQVSSAVDHVQSGNTALQRAKSLQKNSRKWMCIAIIILLIVVAVIVVGVLKPWKDKKA
- the BNAC03G03350D gene encoding uncharacterized protein BNAC03G03350D codes for the protein MAANSICSSLSVHSMANKKPSPSATRTITSKKGTTSGQVKLLTRVEQLKLLTKAEKAGLLSLAEKSGFSLSTIERLGLLTKAEEFGVLSAATNPETPGTLFTLSLGLLLLGPVFVYLVPEDYSWQVVAQLVVALVSVLGGSAAFAASGFVSNLQKSD
- the LOC106385024 gene encoding mitochondrial import receptor subunit TOM5 homolog, with product MAKTVISMDQLKALWHSEVQDERKWAANMKLVRALGVFAGGVFLMRNFGDLMAV
- the LOC106385282 gene encoding transcription factor TCP17, translating into MRTNSMGIKQEGDNHYQATSLSSLRQNPRIVRASRIFGGKDRHSKVCTVRGLRDRRIRLSATTAIQLYDLQERLGLSQPSKVIDWLLEAAQNDVAMLPPLQFPPGFHPNLTAAAGESFPGYFESFDLGSCSSRTDTTLQREGLNLESHGFDIDHHFFSNSNHRDKLYFPSSSSCHYNLEQLQQSLLDQSGNVTVALSNNNHLNPSAVETMSSLFPRYPLFHEGGDQLQLFSSNSNSSKQTDHVE
- the BNAC03G03360D gene encoding uncharacterized protein BNAC03G03360D; the protein is MAKPAAAATATSSLAQTLRRYVKKPWEITGPCAHPEYLESVPKATEYRIRCPATIDQEAIVPTSDPETVYNIVYHGRDQRRNRPPIRRYLLKKEDVAEMMSEKKTFEETDFPTVYSTITVEEDENARGGGYESNIEFMFVRFMFVLIH